The following proteins are co-located in the Phragmites australis chromosome 10, lpPhrAust1.1, whole genome shotgun sequence genome:
- the LOC133883385 gene encoding triacylglycerol lipase 2-like: MTRNLYLISFFVLFIGFYPNRFLSGRFQSSMNDFSDQCPPSPHPLGMCKSRVAAYGYPCEEYKVTTEDGYILSLKRIPHGLSDADNSTENTRTPVLLFHGLLVDGFCWVLSTPKQSLGFILADSGFDVWIANCRGTKSSRNHTSLSPEDPAYWDWTWDQLAAYDLPAVLQFVYDHTGGKKVHYVGHSLGTLIILAAFSEHKLLNIVRSAVLLCPIAYLNRMKSKLILLAARIFLAETVHLLGFHEFNPVGRVAQEVLSQICANPEIDCYDLFSAVAGPDCCLNTSTTCTFLQHGPQSSSIKNMIHMSQLVRKGAIRKYDYGNQKGNMKHYNQSRPPLYNLSFIPNHVPLFLAHGGQDFLGDVPDTRHLLRTLVRQHESDNIEVLYMPDYAHGDFVMGYNAPGLIYKPMVEFFKRH, from the exons ATGACTAGGAATCTCTATTTGATTAGtttctttgttctttttatTGGCTTTTACCCAAACAGATTTCTCTCAGGGAGGTTCCAGAGTTCTATGAATGATTTTAGTGATCAGTGTCCCCCTTCACCCCATCCTCTCGGTATGTGCAAGTCACGAGTAGCAGCTTATGGCTATCCGTGTGAAGAATATAAG GTCACAACAGAAGATGGCTATATTCTTAGCTTAAAGAGGATTCCCCATGGTCTTTCTGATGCTGATAACTCGACCGAGAATACGAGGACACCAGTACTTCTATTCCATGGGCTACTGGTG GATGGTTTTTGTTGGGTACTGAGTACACCAAAACAATCACTTGGCTTCATTTTGGCAGACAGTGGCTTTGATGTTTGGATTGCCAACTGTCGTGGAACGAAGTCCAGTCGGAACCATACCTCCCTCTCCCCAGAAGACCCA GCTTACTGGGACTGGACATGGGACCAACTTGCTGCCTATGATCTTCCTGCTGTACTTCAGTTTGTCTACGATCACACAGGAGGCAAGAAAGTACACTATGTCGGTCACTCCCTG GGAACCTTGATTATTCTTGCAGCCTTCTCAGAGCACAAGTTACTAAACATAGTGCGATCAGCAGTGTTGCTCTGCCCAATTGCTTATCTGAACAGGATGAAATCCAAACTCATCTTGCTTGCGGCTCGTATCTTCCTTGCAGAA ACAGTTCACCTGCTAGGTTTTCACGAGTTCAACCCTGTTGG GCGAGTTGCACAAGAAGTGTTAAGCCAAATCTGCGCCAACCCTGAGATCGATTGTTATGATTTATTTTCCGCTGTAGCGG GACCGGACTGCTGCCTCAATACTTCAACTACCTGCACCTTCTTGCAGCATGGTCCACAATCATCCTCTATCAAAAACATGATTCACATGTCGCAGT TGGTCAGGAAAGGAGCGATCAGAAAGTATGACTACGGCAATCAGAAGGGGAACATGAAGCATTACAATCAATCACGTCCCCCACTCTACAACCTTTCGTTTATCCCGAACCATGTCCCCCTATTCCTTGCCCATGGCGGCCAAGATTTCCTCGGCGATGTCCCTGACACCAGGCATCTCCTGAGGACGCTGGTCAGGCAGCACGAAAGTGATAACATCGAGGTGCTGTACATGCCTGACTACGCTCATGGCGACTTTGTGATGGGTTACAACGCTCCAGGACTCATATACAAACCAATGGTTGAATTCTTTAAGCGTCACTGA